The following are encoded together in the Glycine max cultivar Williams 82 chromosome 8, Glycine_max_v4.0, whole genome shotgun sequence genome:
- the LOC100801223 gene encoding non-specific lipid transfer protein GPI-anchored 15 codes for MMMRDMKGRVLFLVALLMFLLASEVLILEAEGAGGECGKTPIGSAAASLSPCLGAVSNVKAKVPLACCARVGALLKTAPRCLCAVLLSPLAKQAKINPATAITIPKRCNIRNRPAGKKCGRYTLP; via the exons ATGATGATGAGGGACATGAAGGGTAGAGTACTTTTCCTTGTGGCATTGCTGATGTTTCTGTTGGCATCAGAGGTGTTGATTTTGGAGGCTGAGGGTGCTGGAGGAGAATGTGGAAAGACCCCTATAGGGTCTGCAGCTGCTAGCCTAAGCCCATGCTTGGGTGCAGTTAGCAATGTGAAGGCAAAGGTTCCATTGGCTTGTTGTGCAAGAGTTGGTGCTTTGCTCAAGACTGCTCCAAGGTGCCTCTGTGCTGTTCTCTTGTCACCTCTGGCCAAGCAAGCTAAGATCAACCCTGCCACAGCCATCACCATTCCAAAGAGATGCAATATCAGGAACCGACCTGCTGGGAAGAAATGTGGAA GATACACTCTACCTTGA